Genomic window (Rossellomorea aquimaris):
CCGAAGGAAATTATTTTCAATCAAATTTAACATTTCTACCATAAGGGGAGGCATTTAATATGCGTGTAATTTCTACAAAGCAAGCACCAGCAGCAATTGGTCCATACTCTCAGGGGATTGTCGTAAATAATTTATTTTACAGTTCAGGTCAAATCCCTCTGACGGCAGAAGGTAATATGGTAGAAGGGGATGTAGCGGAACAGACGCAACAGGTGTTCCGTAATCTTCAAGCCGTACTATCGGAAGCTGGAGCGTCATTGGAAACAGTGGTGAAAGCAACTGTATTCATTAAGGATATGGATGACTTTGGTACGATTAATGAAGTGTATGGGGAATATTTTAGTAACCACAAGCCGGCTCGTTCTTGTGTAGAGGTAGCCCGCTTACCTAAAGATGCCTTGGTTGAGATCGAAGTAATCGCACTCGTGAAGTAAATTCACGGGTGTTTTTTTGTGTCAAAAAAGAAGTGTAGTTCAAATGAAATAGATGACAAGATATAAAAAATAAAACTTTTCAAAAAATTTTACAATTTAAGAAGGAATATCTAAATAATTCGTTGAATACATAGAGTAGATTTCATCTAGGGAAAAAGGTGGTGAACAGAATGGAAGTAACAGACGTAAGATTACGCCGAGTAAACACCGATGGTCGCATGAGAGCTATCGCATCTATTACGCTGGATAATGAATTTGTTGTTCATGACATTCGCGTTATTGATGGGAACAATGGCTTATTTGTAGCGATGCCAAGCAAGCGAACTCCAGATGGGGAATTTCGTGATATTGCTCACCCAATTAATTCAGGTACTCGCGGCAAGATCCAAGATGCCGTCTTAGCTGAGTATCACCGTCTAGGTGAGCTAGAAGAAGTTGAGTTAGAAGAAGCTGGGGCTTCCTAATTAGATCTATAGCATCAAGAGCCTACTTTTGTAAGGCTCTTTTTTTTGTCTCTAGAGCCGGTCGTTTAAAAGTGGCGATTCTTACGTTTTTTGTATACCCCGATTTTTAGAGAGATGAAACCTATAATTATTATTTCTGAGGAAAAGAAAATTCGACATATATTTTTATATGAAAACTACCTGGAATCGGGATATGGAATAAGACTGGATAAGGCGGATTCGTCTTATGCTTGTCGGGCCTGGGCAAGCCGCCTCGTCCTTTCTATGATGTCCAGCTCCGGCGGCTTGGGGCTCGAGGTCATAAGCCAAGTAACCCAAAAAGGCAAAGAGCGCCTTTCCGGGTGACTCGTCTTATGCTTGTCGCCCCAGGGCAAGCCGCCTCCGCTTTTCTATGATGTCCAGCTCCGGCGGCTAGAGGCTCGAGGTCATAAGTCAAACCTGCCCAAAAGGCAAAGAGCGCCTTTCCGGCAGGTTCGCCTTATGCTTGTCGCCTCTGGGCAAGCCGCCTCCGCTTTTCTATGATGTCCAGCTCCGGCGGCTTGGGGCTCGAGGTCATAAGCCAAGTAACCCAAAAAGGCAAAGAGCGCCTTTCCGGGTGACTCGTCTTATGCTTGTCGCCCCAGGGCGAGCCGCCTCCGCTTTTCTATGATGTCCAGCTCCGGCGGCTTGGGGCTCGAGGTCATAAGCCAAGTAACCCAAAAAGGCAAAGAGCGCCTTTCCGGCAGGTTCGCCTTATGCTTGTCGCCTCTGGGCAAGCCGCCTCCGCTTTTCTGATGACAAATATATGTACTTTTATATGAATCCTTGAAATGATAAAGTTTTTAGGATATATTCGTTATGGATAAAAAGGTTATTGGAGGACCAAAAATGACAAATCGATATGCCGTTATATTAGCTGCCGGGCAAGGTACGAGAATGAAGTCGAAGCTTTACAAAGTTCTTCATCCTGTGTGTGGCAAGCCGATGGTGGAACATGTGGTCGACCAAATTTCAACACTTCATATAGAAAAGACTGTCACAATCATCGGTCACGGTGCTGAACTTGTGAAGTCACATTTAGAAGGCAAGAGTGATTTTGCCCTTCAGGCTGAGCAATTAGGTACCGCTCATGCTGTTATGCAGTCTGAAGATGTGTTAGGTGATTTAGAGGGTACTACTTTAGTGGTATGTGGTGATACACCGCTCATTAAAGGAGAAACGATGGAAGCGTTAGTGAAGCATCATGAAGGACAGGGTGCGAAAGCAACTATCTTGACTGGTCACACTGAATCTCCTGATGGATACGGACGCATCATCCGTAACCAAGAAGGCTTGGTGGAACGAATTGTTGAACATAAGGATGCAACTGATGAAGAGCTAAGCGTTAAAGAGATCAATACCGGAACATATTGTTTCGATAATAAAGCGTTATTCGATGCCCTGAAAAAGGTTTCGAATGATAACGTACAAGGCGAGTATTATTTACCGGATGTAATTGAGATTCTTCAGTCTGAAGGTGAAATCGTAAGTGCGTACCAAACAAGTGATTTTGATGAGACATTGGGTGTGAACGACCGTGTCGCGCTTTCTCAAGCAGAGATCACGATGAAAAAGCGCATCAATGAATACCATATGCGCAATGGTGTAACGATAAAGGATCCA
Coding sequences:
- a CDS encoding RidA family protein; translated protein: MRVISTKQAPAAIGPYSQGIVVNNLFYSSGQIPLTAEGNMVEGDVAEQTQQVFRNLQAVLSEAGASLETVVKATVFIKDMDDFGTINEVYGEYFSNHKPARSCVEVARLPKDALVEIEVIALVK
- the glmU gene encoding bifunctional UDP-N-acetylglucosamine diphosphorylase/glucosamine-1-phosphate N-acetyltransferase GlmU gives rise to the protein MTNRYAVILAAGQGTRMKSKLYKVLHPVCGKPMVEHVVDQISTLHIEKTVTIIGHGAELVKSHLEGKSDFALQAEQLGTAHAVMQSEDVLGDLEGTTLVVCGDTPLIKGETMEALVKHHEGQGAKATILTGHTESPDGYGRIIRNQEGLVERIVEHKDATDEELSVKEINTGTYCFDNKALFDALKKVSNDNVQGEYYLPDVIEILQSEGEIVSAYQTSDFDETLGVNDRVALSQAEITMKKRINEYHMRNGVTIKDPNNTYIDAGVTIGRDTVILPGTVLTGHTIIGEDAMIGPNSEVKDCQIGDRTVVKQSVAHDSSIGSDVNIGPFAHIRPASTIEDEVKIGNFVEIKKASFGKASKASHLSYIGDAEVGSDVNIGCGSITVNYDGKNKHLTKIEDGVFVGCNSNLVAPVKVGKGAYIAAGSTITEDVPGESLSIARARQVNKENYVQNLNHKK
- the spoVG gene encoding septation regulator SpoVG translates to MEVTDVRLRRVNTDGRMRAIASITLDNEFVVHDIRVIDGNNGLFVAMPSKRTPDGEFRDIAHPINSGTRGKIQDAVLAEYHRLGELEEVELEEAGAS